A genome region from Arachis duranensis cultivar V14167 chromosome 8, aradu.V14167.gnm2.J7QH, whole genome shotgun sequence includes the following:
- the LOC107461776 gene encoding beta-1,6-galactosyltransferase GALT29A-like, translating into MKRSFHIRSLFWLILLVFLIATLLINNSPTTIRIRTLLLRFQLQDPAFEAALLKHAAIDPTEPQWNREIRNLLDQNHHHHHHQRYLLPEFHKALREWFQKKKLEPTSIMSELTQLVKNPIDAHKGSRYSSCAVVGNSGILLKKHYGKLIDSHEVVVRLNHARVQGFEQNVGSKTNISFVNSNIVHGCARMIGCKCHGYNDDVATVMYMCQPAHFMDYTLCKRSMGERSRLLVVTDPRFDVLCARIVKYYSLRRFVLETGKGLEEWGPLHDEAMFHYSSGFQAVMLALGVCDRVSMFGFGKSVKAKHHYHTNQKSELSLHDYEAEYQFYHDLVHGYTPLPFLQHDTKLPPLLMYH; encoded by the coding sequence atgaaaCGCTCTTTCCATATTCGTTCTCTTTTCTGGCTTATACTTTTGGTTTTTCTCATTGCCACACTCCTCATCAATAACTCTCCAACAACCATCCGCATCAGAACCTTATTACTCCGCTTCCAACTGCAAGATCCCGCATTCGAAGCTGCCTTGCTTAAACACGCCGCCATCGACCCCACCGAACCGCAATGGAACCGCGAAATCCGCAACCTCTTGGATcaaaaccaccaccaccaccaccaccaaagaTACCTGCTTCCAGAATTCCACAAAGCCCTTCGAGAATGGTTCCAGAAGAAAAAGTTGGAACCAACAAGCATCATGTCGGAGTTAACGCAACTAGTGAAAAACCCCATCGATGCTCACAAAGGTAGTAGATACTCGTCATGTGCGGTTGTTGGAAACAGCGGAATCTTGCTGAAGAAGCATTACGGAAAGCTTATAGATTCCCACGAGGTGGTTGTTCGTTTGAACCACGCAAGAGTCCAAGGATTCGAGCAAAACGTTGGGTCAAAAACCAACATCTCATTCGTTAACAGCAACATCGTACATGGCTGCGCAAGAATGATTGGTTGCAAGTGCCACGGATACAACGATGACGTGGCAACGGTTATGTACATGTGCCAGCCGGCGCATTTCATGGACTACACCCTATGCAAGAGGTCCATGGGTGAACGTTCACGCTTATTGGTTGTAACGGATCCAAGGTTCGATGTTTTGTGCGCTAGAATTGTGAAGTACTATTCTTTAAGAAGGTTTGTGTTGGAGACTGGGAAGGGGTTAGAAGAGTGGGGTCCACTTCATGATGAGGCTATGTTTCATTACTCTTCTGGATTCCAAGCTGTCATGCTTGCTTTGGGTGTGTGTGACAGGGTTTCTATGTTCGGCTTTGGTAAATCGGTTAAGGCTAAGCATCATTATCATACTAACCAGAAGAGTGAGTTGAGTTTGCATGACTATGAAGCTGAATATCAGTTCTATCATGACCTTGTTCATGGTTATACGCCTTTGCCTTTTCTTCAACATGATACTAAACTACCTCCTCTTCTCATGTACCATTGA